One Roseomonas gilardii subsp. gilardii genomic region harbors:
- a CDS encoding ATP-grasp domain-containing protein: MEDGTLLGNEIAPRPHNSGHWTPEACIAGQFEQQARAVAGLPLGSTTRHADAVMRNLIGPEGMARWPSILGAPGVVGQLYGKGAPRPGRKMGHANLLLPLGTLAETDEAGLLRRI, encoded by the coding sequence ATGGAGGACGGCACCCTGCTGGGCAACGAGATCGCCCCGCGCCCGCACAATTCCGGCCACTGGACGCCGGAAGCCTGCATCGCCGGACAGTTCGAGCAGCAGGCCCGCGCCGTCGCCGGCCTGCCCCTCGGCAGCACCACGCGCCATGCCGATGCGGTGATGCGGAACCTGATCGGCCCGGAGGGCATGGCGCGCTGGCCCTCGATCCTCGGCGCACCGGGCGTGGTCGGGCAGCTCTATGGCAAGGGCGCGCCGCGCCCCGGCCGGAAGATGGGCCATGCCAATCTCCTCCTGCCGCTCGGCACCCTGGCGGAGACGGACGAGGCGGGTCTCCTTCGCCGCATCTGA
- the purE gene encoding 5-(carboxyamino)imidazole ribonucleotide mutase, whose product MPAPGPQDAAPLVGIIMGSRSDWETMRHAAEILTALEVPHETRVVSAHRTPDRLYDYARGAAGRGLRVIVAGAGGAAHLPGMAASMTSLPVLGVPVESQALKGMDSLLSIVQMPAGIPVGTLAIGRAGAVNAGLLAAAILAGTDQALAERLAAHRRAQTESVPENPA is encoded by the coding sequence ATGCCCGCCCCCGGCCCGCAGGATGCGGCGCCGCTGGTGGGGATCATCATGGGCAGCCGCTCCGACTGGGAGACGATGCGCCATGCCGCCGAGATCCTGACCGCGCTGGAGGTGCCGCACGAGACCCGCGTGGTGTCCGCCCACCGCACCCCGGACCGGCTCTACGACTATGCCCGGGGCGCCGCGGGCCGTGGCCTGCGGGTGATCGTCGCCGGGGCCGGCGGGGCCGCGCACCTGCCCGGCATGGCCGCCTCGATGACCTCGCTGCCCGTGCTCGGCGTGCCCGTGGAAAGCCAGGCGCTGAAGGGCATGGATTCGCTGCTTTCCATCGTCCAGATGCCGGCCGGCATCCCTGTCGGCACGCTCGCCATCGGCCGCGCCGGGGCGGTGAATGCGGGGCTGCTGGCGGCCGCCATCCTCGCCGGCACCGACCAGGCCCTGGCGGAGCGGCTGGCGGCGCATCGCCGTGCCCAGACCGAATCCGTACCGGAGAATCCCGCTTGA
- the def gene encoding peptide deformylase: MAILKIARMGHPVLLRRAEPVADPRDPEIRRLAEDMVETMLDAGGIGLAAPQVHMPLRLFVVREWEGGRALINPELELLGEEVESGWEGCLSIPGLRGCVPRAKRLRWRALDLEGREIGGEAEGMSARVLQHEYDHLEGTLYTMRMPDLSLLGFEQELARAAAERRKAEESEHAS, encoded by the coding sequence ATGGCCATCCTCAAGATCGCGCGAATGGGCCATCCGGTGCTGCTGCGGCGTGCCGAGCCCGTCGCCGACCCGCGTGACCCAGAGATCCGCCGCCTGGCGGAAGACATGGTGGAAACCATGCTCGATGCCGGGGGCATCGGACTCGCCGCGCCGCAGGTGCATATGCCGCTGCGCCTCTTCGTCGTGCGGGAATGGGAGGGCGGCCGCGCCCTGATCAACCCCGAACTGGAACTGCTGGGCGAGGAGGTCGAGAGCGGCTGGGAAGGCTGCCTCTCCATTCCCGGCCTGCGCGGCTGCGTGCCGCGCGCGAAGCGGCTGCGCTGGCGGGCGCTGGACCTGGAGGGGCGGGAGATCGGCGGCGAGGCCGAGGGCATGAGCGCCCGCGTCCTGCAGCACGAATACGACCATCTGGAGGGCACGCTCTACACCATGCGCATGCCCGACCTGTCGCTGCTGGGCTTCGAGCAGGAACTCGCCCGTGCCGCCGCCGAGCGGCGGAAGGCGGAAGAGTCGGAGCACGCCTCGTGA
- a CDS encoding YdcH family protein gives MLADRDSLLRRLHELRSEHRDLDSVITRMELGVSDQLQMQRLKKRKLKLKDEIVWLESQLLPDIIA, from the coding sequence ATGCTCGCCGATCGCGACAGCCTCCTTCGCCGCCTCCACGAGCTCCGAAGCGAGCACCGGGACCTGGACTCCGTCATCACGCGCATGGAACTGGGCGTCAGCGACCAGCTCCAGATGCAGCGCCTCAAGAAACGGAAGTTGAAGTTGAAGGACGAAATCGTCTGGCTGGAGAGCCAGCTTCTTCCGGACATCATTGCGTGA
- a CDS encoding COQ9 family protein, whose translation MIACLPPPPRIAPPERSPERDALLRASLPHVPRLGWSMAALRAGAASAGQPPELVESLFPGGVAGALEAWCDLADREMAEAADLAGLRTPQRIRALIATRLRLARPDKEAVRLALAQQALPWNARLAARTLARTVSAIWEAAGDRSDDLSWYTRRATLAGLYGSVLAYWMGDPSEDDAATLAFLDRQLARLARVQKPRPRWGKVA comes from the coding sequence GTGATCGCCTGCCTGCCGCCCCCACCCCGGATCGCGCCGCCGGAGCGCAGCCCGGAGCGGGATGCGCTGCTGCGGGCGAGCCTGCCGCATGTGCCGCGCCTCGGCTGGAGCATGGCGGCCCTGCGTGCCGGCGCCGCATCGGCCGGACAGCCGCCGGAACTCGTGGAATCGCTGTTTCCGGGCGGCGTGGCCGGGGCGCTCGAAGCCTGGTGCGACCTGGCGGACCGGGAGATGGCCGAGGCCGCCGACCTGGCCGGGCTGCGGACGCCACAGCGAATCCGTGCCTTGATCGCCACCCGGCTCCGTCTCGCCCGGCCCGACAAGGAGGCGGTGCGGCTGGCCCTGGCGCAGCAGGCGCTGCCCTGGAATGCCCGCCTCGCCGCCAGGACCCTGGCGCGGACCGTCAGCGCGATCTGGGAGGCCGCGGGTGACCGTTCCGACGACCTGTCCTGGTACACGCGGCGCGCGACGCTGGCGGGGCTCTATGGCAGCGTCCTGGCCTACTGGATGGGCGACCCCTCGGAGGACGATGCCGCGACGCTGGCCTTCCTGGACCGGCAGCTCGCGCGCCTCGCCCGGGTGCAGAAGCCGCGTCCGAGATGGGGGAAGGTTGCCTGA
- a CDS encoding OmpA family protein, translated as MSLRKALMAATILSLPLAAQAQPITGLYVGGGAGANWVQSTNNNVNSDSSTLVRLGLPNNSLKAKYELGWGGVASIGWGFGNGLRLEAEGSYRENDIDNISAFGTRGYAIGGKQRTYGAMGNVLYDFALPSFIPQFTPVVPYIGAGVGYQWVQMDNATGRYGPNARLVIDDTNGQFAYQGIAGLAFPIPSVPGLSFTAEYRFLGTLQPQFDTEIQSVAANGTRTVVAHSKTEFDNFNHSAFFGLRYAFNTPTPPPPAVAPVAPPQAVARTYLVFFDWDRYNLTDRARQIIAEAAQNARSTGSTRIEVAGHADRSGTPQYNMGLSRRRADAVAAELVRNGVQRSEITVEAFGESRPLVPTADGVREPQNRRVEIVLR; from the coding sequence ATGAGCCTTCGCAAGGCACTGATGGCCGCGACGATCCTGTCGCTGCCGCTGGCCGCCCAGGCGCAGCCGATCACCGGCCTGTATGTCGGTGGCGGCGCTGGCGCGAACTGGGTGCAGAGCACCAACAACAACGTCAACTCCGACTCCTCCACCCTGGTTCGCCTGGGGCTGCCGAACAACAGCCTGAAGGCGAAGTACGAGCTGGGCTGGGGCGGTGTGGCCAGCATCGGCTGGGGCTTCGGCAACGGCCTGCGCCTCGAGGCCGAGGGCAGCTACCGCGAGAATGACATCGACAACATCAGCGCCTTCGGCACGCGCGGCTACGCGATCGGCGGCAAGCAGCGCACCTATGGCGCCATGGGCAATGTCCTCTATGACTTCGCCCTGCCGAGCTTCATCCCGCAGTTCACCCCGGTCGTGCCCTATATCGGCGCCGGCGTGGGCTATCAGTGGGTGCAGATGGACAACGCGACCGGCCGCTATGGCCCGAACGCCCGTCTGGTGATCGACGACACCAACGGCCAGTTCGCCTATCAGGGCATCGCCGGCCTCGCCTTCCCGATCCCGTCCGTGCCGGGCCTGTCCTTCACGGCGGAATACCGCTTCCTGGGCACGCTGCAGCCGCAGTTCGACACCGAGATCCAGAGCGTGGCCGCCAACGGCACCCGCACGGTGGTGGCGCACTCGAAGACCGAGTTCGACAACTTCAACCACTCGGCCTTCTTCGGTCTGCGCTACGCCTTCAACACGCCGACCCCGCCGCCGCCGGCCGTTGCCCCGGTCGCGCCGCCGCAGGCCGTGGCCCGCACCTACCTCGTGTTCTTCGATTGGGACCGTTACAACCTGACGGACCGCGCCCGGCAGATCATCGCCGAGGCGGCGCAGAACGCGCGCAGCACGGGTTCGACCCGCATCGAGGTGGCCGGCCACGCCGACCGCTCCGGCACGCCGCAGTACAACATGGGCCTGTCGCGCCGCCGCGCCGACGCCGTGGCCGCCGAGCTGGTGCGCAACGGCGTGCAGCGTTCGGAGATCACGGTCGAGGCTTTCGGCGAGAGCCGTCCGCTGGTGCCGACCGCCGATGGCGTGCGCGAGCCGCAGAACCGCCGCGTGGAGATCGTCCTGCGCTGA
- the rpsU gene encoding 30S ribosomal protein S21, which produces MQVVVRDNNVDQALKALKKKLQREGVFREMKLRRHYEKPSERRAREAAEAVRRARKVERKRLEREGF; this is translated from the coding sequence GTGCAGGTCGTCGTTCGGGATAACAATGTTGACCAGGCCCTGAAGGCCCTGAAGAAGAAGCTCCAGCGCGAGGGCGTCTTCCGCGAGATGAAGCTCCGCCGGCACTACGAGAAGCCGTCCGAGCGCCGCGCCCGCGAGGCCGCCGAGGCCGTTCGCCGCGCCCGCAAGGTCGAGCGCAAGCGCCTGGAGCGCGAGGGCTTCTGA